The following coding sequences lie in one beta proteobacterium CB genomic window:
- a CDS encoding Phage integrase family protein, with protein MPKGVVTKLTNLEVLPSPPQYHQPTTLSQLKYAEPTELYLRDGDVVLFRRPNSPLWQCRFKRHDNTWDRVSTKQASIEHAVRVACDLYDEARFRQRLGLAQKVPTFAEIAHATLYEMRRDLGEGIGKSVYLSYITCIEKYFLPYFMDKRLEEITYTDVHEFEIWRNRQMRLVPKSSTLMNFASAWAKLQQTAVNKGWISERVAIPKLTTRGHKGKTRPAFSREEITKLFCSIPRQADIPKVLFSACAR; from the coding sequence ATGCCTAAGGGCGTAGTCACCAAACTTACGAATCTAGAAGTTCTACCCTCACCACCTCAATATCACCAACCTACAACACTTAGCCAACTTAAATACGCAGAGCCTACAGAGCTTTATTTGCGTGATGGTGATGTAGTTCTCTTCCGCAGACCAAATAGCCCTCTCTGGCAATGTCGTTTTAAACGACATGACAACACATGGGATAGAGTCTCAACTAAGCAAGCTTCAATTGAGCATGCTGTCAGAGTTGCCTGTGATTTATATGATGAAGCCAGATTTCGCCAGCGATTAGGGCTTGCACAAAAAGTACCCACCTTCGCAGAAATAGCGCACGCCACGCTTTATGAAATGCGGCGTGATTTGGGTGAAGGTATAGGTAAGAGCGTTTATCTAAGCTACATCACTTGTATTGAGAAATATTTTCTGCCCTATTTCATGGATAAGCGGCTAGAGGAAATAACCTATACAGACGTTCATGAGTTTGAGATTTGGCGTAATAGGCAAATGCGACTAGTACCCAAATCCAGTACCTTAATGAACTTTGCCAGTGCTTGGGCAAAGCTACAGCAGACAGCAGTTAATAAAGGTTGGATTAGTGAGCGTGTGGCAATACCTAAATTAACTACTCGTGGCCATAAAGGTAAAACACGCCCTGCCTTTAGTCGCGAAGAGATTACCAAGTTATTTTGTAGTATCCCCCGTCAAGCCGACATTCCTAAAGTGTTGTTTTCTGCCTGTGCTCGGTAG
- a CDS encoding Transposase IS3/IS911 has protein sequence MKKSRFTETQIVGILKEAESGIAMADILRTHGISGATFYKWRSKYGGLEASELKRVKELEQQLSEYKTMVAELTHDNRALKNLIEKKL, from the coding sequence ATGAAGAAGTCACGATTTACAGAGACCCAGATCGTTGGGATTTTGAAAGAAGCTGAGAGTGGCATTGCGATGGCAGATATATTGCGCACGCATGGCATTAGCGGCGCTACCTTTTATAAGTGGCGCTCTAAATACGGTGGCCTTGAAGCTTCTGAGCTCAAACGGGTTAAAGAGCTAGAGCAGCAGCTATCAGAATATAAAACGATGGTTGCTGAACTCACCCACGATAACCGAGCGCTCAAGAACCTCATTGAAAAAAAGCTCTAG
- a CDS encoding Electron transfer flavoprotein, alpha subunit has product MAALVIAEHDNQSLKAATLNAVAAALQCSPEVDVLVAGSAADGAASAAAQIAGVRKVIQVDAPSLADQLAEPLAAQILSIANGYSHILAPATANGKNVLPRVAAKLDVAQLSDITKVVSPDTFERPIYAGNAIATVQSADPVKVITVRTTGFDPVAASGGSAAVEKQAATEVSGKSSFVGRELTKSDRPELTAAKIIVSGGRGLGSGEKYQEIVVPLADKLGAALGASRAAVDAGYVPNDYQVGQTGKIVAPQLYIAVGISGAIQHLAGMKDSKVIVAINKDPEAPIFSVADYGLVADLNAAVPELTRSPKLIFTSVSGFGQTGPYSKRPAYDMVVQAMGGIMSLTGQPGGPPTRVGVSIGDLGAGLYAMIGTQAALLQRERTGKGERVDVAMHDCQAALLENSIARYEVDKKIPQPIGSRHPSITPFDVFKAKDGWMVVAAGNDMLFQRLCDILNLPNLKVDERFSTNPLRCPVLLK; this is encoded by the coding sequence ATGGCCGCACTCGTTATTGCTGAACACGACAATCAATCCTTAAAGGCGGCTACGCTCAATGCGGTAGCAGCTGCCCTGCAGTGCTCCCCTGAGGTGGATGTATTGGTGGCTGGTAGCGCTGCTGATGGCGCCGCTTCTGCCGCAGCTCAAATTGCTGGAGTACGTAAAGTGATTCAGGTGGATGCCCCATCTTTGGCTGATCAACTTGCTGAACCTTTAGCTGCTCAGATTCTTTCCATAGCTAATGGCTATAGCCATATCCTCGCGCCAGCAACGGCTAATGGTAAGAATGTATTGCCACGTGTTGCTGCTAAGTTAGATGTCGCGCAGTTATCGGACATTACTAAGGTTGTCTCGCCTGATACTTTCGAGCGTCCAATCTATGCGGGCAATGCGATTGCTACCGTGCAATCCGCCGACCCAGTTAAGGTGATTACAGTTCGTACAACTGGATTTGATCCCGTTGCTGCAAGTGGTGGATCAGCGGCGGTAGAAAAACAAGCCGCTACCGAAGTTTCTGGTAAATCATCTTTCGTGGGTCGCGAGCTCACCAAGTCAGATCGTCCTGAACTCACTGCTGCCAAAATCATCGTATCCGGTGGTCGTGGTTTAGGTTCCGGTGAAAAGTATCAAGAGATTGTTGTGCCTTTAGCCGATAAGCTTGGTGCAGCGCTGGGTGCATCACGCGCCGCAGTCGATGCTGGTTATGTTCCGAATGACTATCAAGTGGGTCAGACTGGCAAGATTGTTGCTCCACAGTTGTATATCGCAGTAGGTATCTCTGGTGCGATTCAGCATTTGGCAGGCATGAAAGACTCTAAGGTGATCGTAGCCATTAATAAAGATCCTGAAGCGCCCATCTTTAGTGTGGCTGATTACGGCCTCGTTGCCGACTTAAATGCCGCCGTACCTGAATTGACGCGGTCTCCAAAATTGATATTTACTTCAGTATCGGGTTTTGGGCAAACTGGCCCCTATAGCAAGCGACCTGCATACGACATGGTGGTACAGGCGATGGGTGGGATTATGAGTTTGACGGGACAGCCTGGCGGCCCTCCGACCAGAGTAGGTGTTTCCATTGGGGATTTGGGTGCTGGTTTATATGCCATGATTGGCACGCAAGCTGCACTTTTGCAAAGAGAGCGAACAGGCAAGGGTGAGCGAGTAGATGTAGCTATGCACGATTGTCAAGCCGCCTTGCTTGAAAACTCAATTGCTCGCTACGAAGTGGATAAAAAGATACCGCAACCGATTGGTTCGCGCCACCCTTCAATTACTCCTTTTGATGTCTTTAAGGCAAAAGATGGCTGGATGGTGGTTGCAGCAGGTAATGACATGCTGTTTCAACGTTTATGTGACATTCTGAATTTGCCCAACTTAAAAGTAGATGAGAGATTTTCTACAAATCCATTGCGATGTCCTGTACTGCTGAAATGA
- a CDS encoding acyl-CoA dehydrogenase domain-containing protein, translating to MNHPIPKPDQYQDMREALRDLCGSFDSAYWQKVDHERAYPEAFVDAMAQAGWLAALIPEEFGGSGLGLAEASVIMEEINFSGGNAGSCHGQMYNMGTLLRHGSDLQKKLYLPKIATGELRLQTMAVTEPTTGTDTTKLKTTAVKKGDKYVVNGQKVWISRIQHSDLMILLARTTPLAEVTKKSEGMSIFIVDLKEAIGKGMTIQPIANMVNHETNEVFFDNLEIPAENLIGEEGKGFKYILDGLNAERVLIAAECIGDAYWFVDKARRYANERVVFDRPIGKNQGIQFPIADSFIETEAANLMRFKACELFDSNQACGAESNMAKYLAAKASWEAANVCLQTHGGFGFANEYDVERKFRETRLYQVAPISTNLIYSYVAEHILGLPRSF from the coding sequence TGAAAGAGCCTACCCAGAAGCCTTTGTTGATGCGATGGCTCAGGCTGGTTGGTTGGCCGCCTTGATCCCTGAAGAATTTGGCGGTTCAGGCTTGGGTCTTGCTGAAGCCTCTGTGATCATGGAGGAAATTAACTTCTCCGGCGGTAATGCAGGTTCTTGTCACGGCCAGATGTACAACATGGGCACCTTATTGCGCCATGGCTCCGATCTGCAGAAGAAGCTATATTTGCCAAAAATTGCCACTGGTGAACTGCGCCTGCAAACCATGGCGGTTACCGAGCCCACTACCGGTACCGATACCACCAAACTCAAAACAACTGCCGTCAAAAAGGGTGATAAGTATGTGGTCAATGGGCAGAAGGTTTGGATCTCACGTATTCAGCATTCTGATTTGATGATTCTCTTGGCAAGAACCACCCCGCTGGCAGAAGTCACCAAGAAATCCGAAGGTATGTCGATCTTTATCGTTGATCTTAAAGAAGCAATTGGCAAAGGAATGACCATCCAGCCGATTGCCAATATGGTTAATCATGAAACCAATGAAGTGTTCTTTGATAACCTAGAAATCCCCGCAGAAAATTTAATCGGAGAAGAAGGCAAAGGCTTTAAATACATTTTGGATGGTCTTAATGCAGAACGTGTCCTAATTGCAGCCGAGTGCATTGGTGATGCCTATTGGTTTGTGGATAAGGCACGTCGCTATGCAAATGAGCGTGTCGTATTTGATCGCCCGATTGGAAAGAATCAAGGTATTCAGTTCCCGATTGCCGACTCCTTTATTGAGACTGAAGCGGCAAACCTCATGCGCTTTAAGGCTTGCGAACTTTTTGATAGCAATCAAGCTTGCGGAGCTGAATCAAACATGGCCAAGTACTTAGCCGCTAAAGCGTCTTGGGAAGCAGCGAACGTCTGCTTGCAAACCCACGGTGGCTTTGGCTTTGCTAATGAATATGATGTTGAGCGCAAGTTCCGCGAGACCCGCCTCTATCAAGTTGCGCCAATCTCGACCAACCTGATCTACTCGTACGTAGCCGAGCATATCCTCGGCTTACCACGTTCTTTCTAA
- a CDS encoding integrase catalytic subunit, whose translation MRNQGYEWNHKRVWRIYKEMGLNLPRRTKKRIPKMPRVPLIAPTQSNTMWALDFMYDTLHYGRPFRTLNVIDESNREILAIEIDISLPAARVVRTLEHLEEIHGLPQAIRLDNGSELRSAIFMGWCEEKGIELKFIQPGKPQQNAFIERFNKTYRHEVLNAYLFENLREVREITENWITIYNEERPHSSLGRISPRDYRAQAENNTLGMSA comes from the coding sequence ATGCGCAATCAGGGCTATGAGTGGAATCACAAGCGGGTATGGCGTATTTATAAGGAGATGGGCTTGAACTTACCCAGAAGAACTAAGAAGCGCATCCCCAAGATGCCGAGAGTTCCGCTCATTGCGCCAACCCAGTCCAACACGATGTGGGCCTTAGATTTTATGTACGACACCTTGCATTACGGCAGACCCTTTAGAACCCTGAACGTCATTGATGAATCCAATCGTGAGATCTTAGCTATTGAAATTGATATTAGTTTGCCAGCAGCCAGAGTAGTCAGAACATTAGAGCATCTGGAAGAGATCCATGGTTTACCTCAGGCGATACGTCTGGACAACGGGAGCGAACTACGGTCTGCCATCTTTATGGGCTGGTGCGAAGAAAAAGGGATTGAACTCAAATTTATCCAGCCGGGCAAACCGCAACAAAATGCGTTTATTGAACGCTTTAATAAAACCTACCGTCATGAAGTACTCAATGCGTATTTATTTGAAAACCTCAGGGAGGTACGTGAAATTACAGAAAACTGGATCACGATTTACAACGAAGAAAGACCACACAGCTCCCTTGGCAGAATATCGCCTAGGGACTACCGAGCACAGGCAGAAAACAACACTTTAGGAATGTCGGCTTGA
- a CDS encoding Putative transposase gives MKRSKFTDSQIMDALKRVDAGLAVPEVCRELGISTATFYKWRAKYGGMDTSMMARMKELEAENARLKKMYIEEKLKAEIVTEALAKKW, from the coding sequence ATGAAGCGTTCTAAATTTACCGACAGCCAGATCATGGATGCCCTAAAACGGGTCGATGCTGGCTTAGCCGTTCCAGAGGTCTGCCGTGAGCTGGGCATCAGTACGGCCACTTTTTACAAGTGGCGTGCCAAGTATGGCGGTATGGACACCTCCATGATGGCCCGCATGAAGGAGCTTGAAGCTGAGAACGCCCGCTTAAAGAAGATGTATATCGAAGAGAAGCTTAAAGCGGAGATCGTGACCGAAGCTCTCGCAAAAAAGTGGTGA
- a CDS encoding integrase catalytic subunit, producing the protein MAQRAVRDKAIPIRLACEAFRVSESCYRYEAKNNAENELIANWLIRLTDNNRSWGFGLCYLYLRNVKNFTWNHKRIYRIYKALELNLRIKPRKRLVRDKPDALVVPLSINQVWSIDFMHDQLQDGRSIRLFNVIDDFNREALGIEVDFSLPSERVIRSLDQIIAWRGKPAVIRADNGPELVSGRLMEWAAKHQIHIQHIQPGKPQQNAYVERFNRTVRYEWLSQHYWESINEVQEFATQWMYKYNHQRPNMALGGITPKQRLAMVA; encoded by the coding sequence ATGGCCCAGCGGGCAGTCAGAGATAAAGCAATCCCCATTCGTTTGGCGTGCGAAGCCTTTAGGGTCAGCGAGTCTTGCTATCGCTATGAAGCTAAGAATAATGCCGAAAATGAGCTCATTGCTAACTGGCTCATCCGCTTAACCGATAACAACCGCAGTTGGGGCTTTGGCCTTTGCTATTTATATCTGCGTAACGTAAAGAACTTCACATGGAACCACAAACGGATCTACCGTATTTACAAGGCTTTAGAGCTCAACTTACGTATTAAACCTCGCAAGCGTTTGGTGCGCGATAAACCCGATGCCTTAGTTGTGCCGCTCAGTATCAACCAAGTATGGTCAATCGACTTTATGCATGACCAGCTGCAAGATGGCAGATCAATCCGCCTCTTTAATGTGATTGATGACTTTAATCGTGAAGCCTTAGGTATTGAAGTGGACTTCTCGCTGCCATCGGAACGCGTAATCCGCTCTTTAGATCAGATCATTGCTTGGCGAGGCAAACCGGCAGTGATACGAGCGGATAATGGCCCGGAACTTGTCAGTGGCAGACTGATGGAATGGGCAGCAAAGCATCAAATCCACATACAACATATCCAACCAGGTAAACCACAACAAAATGCCTATGTGGAGCGCTTTAATCGCACCGTCAGATATGAGTGGTTATCTCAACATTATTGGGAAAGCATTAACGAAGTTCAAGAGTTTGCAACACAATGGATGTATAAATATAATCATCAACGTCCAAACATGGCATTGGGCGGTATTACCCCGAAACAGCGACTGGCCATGGTTGCTTAA
- a CDS encoding phage integrase family protein — translation MQNLNQLFFKSSASQSADVIHLHRGLVSLFKRSGSNQWQCRFRLPNCQWHSMSTGQADLEEAKHTSIALYEQTMAKISQELSLKSKSFKQLAEEDLVVDFVTSGTVRADAYVTKSGLSLVTITDFVHSEDKIDLSSSIFTGAFNTSGCLDSTLFATDTWSNSSRVCYNSSTGALAFDQDGSGTSYSATTFAVLSNKPTGLSASDFVVI, via the coding sequence GTGCAAAATCTAAACCAGCTTTTCTTCAAATCTAGTGCATCCCAGTCTGCTGATGTAATTCACCTCCACCGAGGTTTAGTAAGTCTCTTTAAGCGATCAGGCAGCAATCAATGGCAATGCCGCTTTAGGTTGCCCAATTGTCAGTGGCACTCCATGAGCACTGGCCAGGCGGATCTTGAGGAGGCCAAGCATACCTCTATAGCACTCTATGAGCAGACCATGGCTAAGATAAGCCAGGAATTAAGCCTCAAATCCAAGTCATTTAAGCAGTTGGCTGAAGAAGACCTCGTGGTTGATTTTGTAACCAGCGGGACCGTCAGAGCGGATGCCTATGTGACCAAATCAGGCCTAAGCCTCGTGACCATTACTGACTTTGTGCACAGTGAAGACAAGATTGACCTATCAAGCAGCATCTTTACTGGCGCGTTTAATACGTCCGGATGCCTTGATAGTACGCTGTTTGCAACCGATACGTGGTCGAATTCAAGTCGTGTCTGCTATAACAGCAGTACTGGCGCTTTAGCCTTCGATCAGGATGGCTCGGGCACAAGTTATAGCGCGACTACCTTTGCTGTATTGAGTAACAAGCCTACAGGCTTGTCTGCGAGCGATTTTGTGGTTATTTGA
- a CDS encoding integrase catalytic subunit, whose product MKQRPRIYYTATQKALMWERWKKGDSLQQIAQLFDRHHSAVQRILAESGGIRPPERTRSKLALTLAEREAISRGLASGQSMRSIATELGRSPSTISREIGRNGDPESYRANQSDQSAWDRAHRPQTCKLVLNKALAHLVADKLQHYWSPQQIAGWLKETYPDQEDYQVSHETIYLSLFIQARGALKKELTQHLRRTRIMRRSRHHTLKDIGLGKIKDAVSIRERPAEAEDRAVPGHWEGDLLYGDANSQIATLVERQTRYVMLVKVARKDSETVVNALIKHARKLPQELYKSLTWDRGIEMAQHKRFTLATDVQVYFCDPQHPWQRGSNENTNGLLRQYFPKGMSLANYSQAKLNAVARQLNERPRKTLNYQTPAERFALTVASTDIKRWLLNSPTITERSRTSLKKSSSANR is encoded by the coding sequence ATGAAACAACGACCTCGAATCTATTACACAGCTACCCAGAAGGCCTTAATGTGGGAGCGCTGGAAAAAAGGTGATTCTCTCCAGCAGATTGCCCAGTTATTTGATCGCCACCACTCGGCAGTTCAGCGAATTTTGGCTGAGAGTGGCGGTATCAGACCCCCAGAGCGAACTCGATCCAAACTAGCATTAACCTTAGCTGAACGGGAAGCCATCTCACGTGGTCTGGCAAGCGGTCAATCCATGAGATCAATTGCTACCGAGTTGGGCCGCTCGCCTTCCACGATTAGTCGTGAGATTGGTCGTAATGGTGATCCAGAGAGCTATCGAGCCAATCAATCAGACCAGTCTGCTTGGGACAGGGCACATCGCCCTCAGACTTGTAAACTAGTCTTGAATAAAGCCTTAGCGCATCTGGTGGCAGATAAACTGCAGCACTACTGGTCACCACAACAGATTGCCGGATGGCTAAAAGAGACTTATCCAGATCAGGAGGACTATCAGGTGTCACACGAAACGATCTACCTTAGCCTCTTCATCCAAGCCCGTGGAGCCTTAAAGAAAGAGCTCACCCAGCATTTACGACGTACCCGCATCATGCGCCGTTCACGCCATCACACCCTCAAAGATATCGGCCTTGGAAAAATTAAGGATGCAGTCTCGATCAGAGAGCGGCCAGCCGAGGCAGAAGATAGAGCTGTTCCCGGCCATTGGGAAGGCGATCTTTTGTATGGAGATGCCAATAGCCAGATTGCCACTTTGGTGGAACGACAAACCCGGTATGTGATGTTGGTGAAGGTAGCTCGCAAAGATAGCGAGACAGTGGTTAATGCACTTATCAAGCATGCCCGCAAGTTACCGCAAGAGCTGTATAAATCCTTAACTTGGGATCGAGGTATAGAGATGGCTCAGCACAAACGCTTTACTCTAGCTACCGATGTGCAAGTATATTTTTGCGATCCGCAGCATCCTTGGCAACGAGGGTCTAATGAAAATACCAATGGTTTATTAAGACAGTACTTCCCAAAAGGAATGAGCCTGGCCAATTACTCTCAAGCAAAACTCAATGCCGTAGCAAGGCAACTCAATGAACGTCCTAGAAAAACACTAAACTATCAAACACCGGCAGAACGTTTTGCCCTAACTGTTGCATCGACGGATATAAAACGATGGTTGCTGAACTCACCCACGATAACCGAGCGCTCAAGAACCTCATTGAAAAAAAGCTCTAGCGCCAACCGGTAA
- a CDS encoding Electron transfer flavoprotein beta-subunit translates to MKILVAVKRVVDYNVKIRVKSDNSGVDLANVKMSMNPFDEIAVEEAVRLKEAGVATEVVVVSAGPTQCQETLRTALAIGADRAILVETDAELQPLAVAKILKALSEKEQAQIVILGKQAIDDDSNQTGQMLASLMDIPQATFASKVLVADGKASVTREVDGGLETIAITLPAVITTDLRLNEPRYVTLPNIMKAKKKTLEIVKPEELGVDIAARLKTLKVEEPPKRSAGVMVADVAALVDKLKNEAKVI, encoded by the coding sequence ATGAAAATCTTAGTGGCAGTAAAACGCGTTGTTGATTACAACGTCAAAATTCGGGTGAAATCAGATAACTCTGGTGTCGATCTGGCAAACGTCAAAATGAGCATGAATCCATTTGATGAGATTGCAGTAGAAGAGGCGGTGCGATTAAAAGAGGCTGGAGTTGCTACTGAGGTAGTAGTAGTTTCTGCTGGCCCAACTCAGTGCCAGGAAACCTTGCGTACTGCCTTAGCAATTGGGGCTGATCGTGCCATTTTGGTAGAAACCGATGCTGAATTACAGCCTTTAGCAGTTGCAAAAATTCTTAAAGCGCTCTCTGAAAAAGAACAGGCGCAGATCGTGATCTTGGGTAAACAAGCGATTGATGACGATAGCAATCAGACGGGTCAGATGTTGGCGAGCTTGATGGATATTCCACAAGCTACCTTTGCTTCCAAAGTGCTTGTTGCAGACGGTAAAGCGAGCGTGACTCGTGAGGTAGATGGTGGCTTGGAAACGATTGCAATTACTTTGCCCGCAGTCATCACGACTGACTTGCGTTTGAATGAGCCCCGTTATGTGACTCTGCCAAACATCATGAAGGCCAAGAAGAAGACTTTGGAAATTGTGAAGCCTGAAGAGCTTGGTGTTGATATTGCTGCGCGCCTCAAAACACTCAAAGTAGAAGAGCCGCCAAAGCGCTCTGCTGGTGTGATGGTTGCTGATGTAGCAGCTCTAGTAGATAAACTTAAAAATGAAGCGAAGGTGATTTAA